Genomic DNA from Chaetodon trifascialis isolate fChaTrf1 chromosome 19, fChaTrf1.hap1, whole genome shotgun sequence:
CTGATAATAAGAGGTGAAACTTGGCCTTCCTGTACCATGTTTTGTAACCATGAAATGCTTGTCCACCAATTATTTTGCAAGGAAAACAGGCAAATATTACAGGATAAGAAACAAACCTAAAAATACAGAAAGCAAAAAGCTAGAAGAATTTTAAACAGTACTCTAACTCTATATGTGGCACTATGGTGGTCTTTGACTGAGTGTAGTTATTGTTTGTCTTTACAATGACAAGAAATGGTGACAGTGGGATCATAAAAATATCcagaaaaataaattcaactcAAAAAGAGTCATAATCTGCTCTTGATAGGATATTTGATTTTCTTTATGCATATTTGAACTTGAATGTCCCagacaacatccatccatccatccattgtctatccatccatcatccacagcctatcccagctgtcattgggcgaaaggcggggtacaacCTGAAAAGGTcaccagtcgatcacagggcaacatacacagacaaacaatcattcacgctcacactcacacctaaggacagttttagagtcaccaattaacataacgagcatgtttttggtctgtgggaggaagccggagtgcctggagagaacccacacatccacaggaagaacatgcaaacgtcacacagaaaggccacacccgacccggggatcgaaccggcaaccttcttgctgtgagacatgcgcactacctgctatTGTAACTATTGTTACTATTGTAAGACAAGTGCCTTTATAAGATTACATAATCTAACCAGACTCTCACAGGCAGTCTTTCATGTCTGACTGGAGTCACTTAAAAATTACTCTTCATTTCAAATATATACAGTCAAATTCTGCAAAAACTTCTTGCAGCATCATGTGTTTAATGCATGGTGTGCAATAATCCCAGATATTTGCAGTTAACTCATATCATATAAAGAGTTGATAAAACTTATTGGGcaattttccatttgaaatgaaagttttatattgaaatgaaacataaataTCTGAAGGCAAGGTACAGTGTAAAATACAGTGTCAGTAAAAATAACTGACAGAGTAAAGATATTGACCTTTGTTGTGCCAGCCTTTATTATTACATATAATTATTGACAAGTTCGAATTCAGCTTTTCAAAGAAGTCAGAGGAGCTTTGAGTTAGAGAAATCACCCAGAAATAACTTACCAGTAATGATCATTCTAAAAGCTGACCTGAACCAGCTGTAAAAGAAAGCATAAATAAAGGGATTGAGCATTGAGTTTGATAGTGCAAGCCAATTAAGGGTTTCAAACACAGCAACTGATACTGAATCAGtactaaaagaaagaaatgtcatGCAAAGAAAGAATGGAGTCCAACAGCTCAGAAAAACTCCCATAATGATAGCCAAAGTTGTTGTggcctttctctccatcttactGACGGTTGCTCCAGACTTCGTGCTCTGACAGGTTGTGTTCTGGATGCTGCGTGCCTGTCTCTGTGCCACAAGGAAAATTTGAAAGTAGATACAAAGCATTATGATCACTGGgagataaaatgacaaaataagaCCCATAATATTTGCCAAGAGAACATTATTTGAgcaattttcttcacatttatcTTGGTTTAATCCTGACATTATGACACCAATTCCAATTAGAGCAGAAATAGTCCAGCTCACCACGATCATGGTCACAACAACATGATCAGTTATTTTAGTCCTGTATGTCAGAGGCTGACACACTGCATAATATCTGTCAATGGAAATACAACATAAATTCAAGATAGAGCACATGCACAGGGATATATCAAAGCTGTCTCGTATTTTGCAAAATAAATCTTCATTCCAGCATGAACTCACAGAGAAGGCCATGCTGAAAGGAACAATTATGACACCAACAAGCAGGTCAGccacagcaagagagagaataAGATAGTTTGTGGGagtgtgcagctgtttgaagtaaATGATGGAGATTATTACAAGAAGATTTCCACATATAGTGATAGCACATAAAGAGCCCAGTATAACAGATAataaaacacatactgtagaagTGCTGCTTAGCAATATGTAAGATGAATTGTCTAATTCATAGCAAGAATGTATATCATTGACAACATAAGTTCTATTAAAAATGGCTTCTGGTTCCATGCTTATCAGTTCCGGCAAGTGATCAATAATACtgataagtttaaaaaaaaacttcctcGCAAGCCTTCTTGGAAAAAGAGCACCATAGCACCTGTAGTCACACAAGTGTATGACGTGTTTGCAGTGAACTACATGCTGAACCTGTGGACTTGTTACATGTGTATTTATCAAGCACTATCTCATCACCATAATTTATATTCACGTTATGAAAAGTCAACTCCCTGGACTTTTCACATCAGAGGAACCAGGAGGGTGTAGGTGGGGGGACTCGGTTATTGGACAGGAAACGCAGTAGATGTACAGGGTGGATATGAACTGAATTGTGGCAAAAGAATTGTAGCTGGGGGTGGGGCAGTAAACATGGGCAGATGACTGATCTACTGAAAGAATCTATTGAAGAAAAGGTTCAACTCATTCTTCCACTTTTGTCCCACCACAGGCAGAGCgcctgtggctcaggaggtagagcggtcattCACCTATtaggaggtcggtggttcgatccctggccttggcagtccacatgctaaggtatccttgggcaagatcCTGAATCCCAAAACTACCCCccatgctgtgccatcagtgtgtgaattcatatgtacgtcgctttggataaaagcgtctgccaaatggtTAAGTGTAATTGTGTTGGGTTCCTTGGAGCCAGagatggttttaaggcccctccagactccactgatgtTGAATCTACTCAAACtgatcctccatcttcctcctgtttttgggttttttagTAACTCATGTCAGAGGGTATTACAATGACAATCAAAGTAATATTTTATGGCCCCAACTATGACTAGAAGTCTTAATCATATACACAGGACACCATACCCTGTTAATTTTTGAGAATTATGTGGAAGCTCTGGAAGGGACACTGATAGCAGAACTTGTTGTGGTAAATTCTTTGATGACACtatcacagttttttttttattgttttaaaataacCCTCTTCTTGTCAAAGATAACAGCGAAAACTCATGAAAGTTTAATTCTtcagaagttaaaaaaaaaaaaacactcttggAAGAAGCAAAGTGGGCTAGTAAAGAATGTCTATATTAGAATTCTACATGAACAAGTTCAGTGAGGTAACATGCAGTCAGACAATCTGGTTGTGAAGAAAAATCTGGTTGTGAAGAAAATCCCAGGTTAGTTAAACATATTAGGGGATGCCACTGGTTGAAAAACCTTAAATGCGTCATTACTgttctttttccacatttttcacatatCTGTACTTTACTTCAGCAGATGTAGTTGTCAGTACTCTGGACTTCTTTCACACTACACCTTGCAGGAATTCTATactttctactccactacatttctaCACTGTGTTGCATTATACTTACCATCTCATTGCtgatttttctttcctcattcaTCAATCATTATGACTCATTTTGTGTGATGGTTTTGGGTTTTAGTTgagttatttcctgttttgtcttgtgttttgttttacttcctgcctttgtctctTTACCACCCTTGTGACTGTCAATTAGTTTCCCCTGTCCCTCTTCAGTCTTCCCTCTTGTGTATTTAGTCGgtgttttttccatgtttcagTTGTCACACCTCCTGCATCTGTTCCCTTGTCCTGCTTTTGTGCTAGTGTTCCTCATCTGTATTCCCTCATGCAATACTGGTTTATTATTAGTTTCgttatttgcatttttccttGTTCTTAGATTTTGCTTGCTCCCTCACTTTTTGTTGCCTGCCAGTTTTGTTTGACTGGAATCAACTTTTGTCATTAAagctcacttttttttcttcttctacctgCCTTAGTGTCTTGCATTCAGGTTTTATATATCTGTTAATATATTTTTCTATCTCCAGCCTGAATTTATACACTCTGTTGCAAACAGCAGTCACCATTTATGAATGCTGTTCTGCGTGCCTGCATACTTGTGCTGACAGATCGGCAGACCTAACCACTATAATCTGGGTGTGGGGGggacacaaaaagaaatttgGTCTACTCACTGACTGGCGATATAAACATTCACATCCACTCTTGAACTTGCATGAagcataaaatgtctttttaaccTATAACACTAAAAATACACTCATACTGACAatgatctgcacacacacacacaacttacATTCTAGAAGACTACAGGTGTTTACACTATTTATTTCGACTTTTAACATTGCAAGAGAAAAGGCTTTTAGGATGAGGACATACTACAAATGTAAAGCTATCTCAGGTTACTTTGGCACTGGTTCCTGTAGTGTTAAGTGTGGTTAGTTTTTGTTAGAGATGATAAAAATCTATTGTTTAATCAATTACTTAGACTGTCCACTATCCTATGGACAGTATCCATCAAACTGTTCAAATGCAGAGTATCATTGGAGAATCACTGTTTGATGAAGGGTATAGCTAATGGCTAATCTACTACAGCCTACCAACATTCTGCAAGTGTGTTTCCATTTAGCACCCCGGTCTCCTAGAAATTATATTCATATACAACAAATCTGCAGCAGCGAATATATTTTGAGGGAACGGTAATGCTGACTGAGTTACATTTTCTATTAACCTTTTGAGGATCCACTCATACTGCGCTACAGTTTATCTGGTATtgctgtgttggtgttgttcTTACAACATTATAATTAATGTTGTAATTAATGTTGTAGGTGCAGGTCAAGGTCAAGGTGGATGAATGAGTCAGACACAAGACTTTCACCCCAGAGACTAGGGTTTGTGTCCCATGTGGAACTTATTTTTatatgatgcagaaaaactagtccatgcattcgtaacttccaggctggattattgcaattctttactatcaggctgcccaaattcgctgctgaatattctccagttgctccagaacgctgcagcacgtgttctgacaaaaaccaggaagcgagatcatatttctccaatactcgccactttgcactggctccctgtaaagtttagaatagagtttaaaattctcctccttacttacaaagccataagtggccaggcaccttcttatcttaaagagctcatagtaccttattgccctactcgaacactgcgttcccagaatgcaggtctacttatggttcctaaagtctcaaaaagcagaacaggagtcagagcatttagctatcaagctcctctcctgtggaaccatcttccagtctttgtccgggaggcagacactgtctctacatttaagagtaggcttaaaactttcctttttgataaagcttatagttagggctggctcaggctggtcctggaccagcccctagttatgctgctataggattagactgttgggggacatccaaagatacaccgagctcctccgtccttctgtccctctccatccgcacgctctcatgtcctaccacggcgtgttactaacttagctccttccccggagtctctgtgctttgtcgtcttgcaggttcccatggacagtggctgaatctggattgtggatttcagctgcgtctcctgccttggccctgcctgacatccactgcaactgctactgctgttattacatccactgtcactgttactgtgactgcatgtctgtctctctgtctctgtctctgtctctctctctctgactgcttttctgtctgtctgtctgtctgtctgtctgtctgtctgtctgtctgtctgtctgtctgtctgtctgtctgtctgtctgtctgtctcactctctctctcttgctcttcctctctcacccaaccggtcgaggcagatggccgcccacccagagtctggttctgctcgaggtttctgcctgttaaaaggaagtttttcctcgtcactgtcgccaagtgcttgctcatgggggaattgttggtttctttgtagataaaagagcttggtctgtaccagctctatatggaaagtgtcctgagacaacttttgttgtgatttggcgctatacaaataaaattgaattgaattgaattgaattatattGTTGACTTGTTATTTTAAGACTTGGTTCAGTTATAATTTTCAGTTTCGTTTGcttgttttaatgcagaaatgtcattatatttcaccaaaatcccaatctttccctaaccttggCACAGTGCCTTttttgcctaaacctaaccacagaTTGAAATCTGGACAAAaaccctggattctggtgtcacagtcctgaaCTTTGTCACAACTCTGTAATTATGAAAACACATAAGTAATATACAGACATAATATCGAGGAGACAGGGTCAACTGGTCAATCAAGGATGATGGTGCTTTGAATGGGACGAGCTAGTGTCATTTTAGCAACAGGTTAGGTGTTCACCACTATAACCTGGAAAGTCAAAGTCCATTGACAGCTCTTTAATTTGACTATTATTCTTCTGTTGTGTGAGTATTTGCACAGAGACAAAACTTAATAATGTAAATGAAGAATTCCACTTAGACTGAATCATCATTCTTATACTTAAGAAAACTTCTGGTTTGATATTCAGTCAGTAAACTGGATGTATTACCCAAACTATAACAAGAGTTATTCTCAGATGTCATGTTTGTTCTTTGTTCCTCATTAAATTGGACTCTGTGGGTCTATTATGTCATTATTCAGATCATTAAGTGGCCATGGATTTGTTTTGCTCTATTAGTTCTGTTATTGCTAGAAGACAAAAAGGCCCCAGGTTGAGGAGGTGagaaggtgtgagtgtgtgtgtgtgtgtgtgtgtgtgtgtgtgtgtgtgtgtgtgtgtgtgtgtgtgtgtgtgtgtgtgtgtgtgtgtgtgtgtgtacgtaagTACATGTGCTAGTGATAAAGACAATCTAGGGACCAATAACAACACCATACATTCACACCTCTAATTGAAGGTTCTTGCATCACATCATCTAGGTGGAGACATAATAATGAAGCCAGacttttgatttgaaaaatatGTTACCCATatgagtaaaaataaaaatacagtgatAAAAGTATGCAAGGAAAACAAACTGTACAGCCAACTGaactgttctgttctgtcccAAAGAGTCATTTTAAAAAGGAACCTATGTTATCCACGCTAGCTTCTCAGGtctggagctggaggtggacTCATTTTGCTTCTCTTATTCGGTTCAAACATTCATAGTTACTGATTGGGAACTTCCTTCACCTCTCCTGACCGAGCTGACATCATCATTCACATGCATCTCAGTATGCATATCAACAAACAACCATATCACCATCCATAATGCTACAGCTCTCTTTCTGACTGTCTTCGGTTTAGCAGCAAAGTCTTTTGCTGGTTTGACTGtcaattaataaaaaaaaatgagactGTGCTCCCAAATAGAACAGCAGTATCAGTTTTTTCAACAAGAGCCCCAAAACAAGTTGCTATAATAACTATGATAacacatttggatttatgataacaggctttctgctgtctggagttagcagcttcctgatttatCGCAAAGTTCGGAAGTTGATGGCGGGACACTTGGCTACCGAGAGGCTGCCCATCATGGTTGAgggaatgtgcagggctgtcaacactcagactcaagcaATAAGTGAGATCGGTCACAAACTGGATGCGATTCTTGATCAAAATCGTAGGCTGGATGCAAAttctgaactccttcacagggtggattccaacttggagaagttgtcagcttAGCTCGGATCAAATTGACCACcgaatttggatatatttgaattacagccgccgggagactcagaaagactcaaggcagacgaaaattgcagtgttggcCTAACCTAAACaaattgttatcttcattggctccccAAGATAACCGGCCTTCTCAAGGTCGgtatctctccactctcctggatgttatgcagacaggacgctctggccctatctcctcccccaaacatcctctactcccgtgaactttgtttctggatcagaactctccgaggtcgtctccatggctacggctgtgtcttcgtcgggggggggggggtaggtttcgcagcacagacacagcgCCCCCCAGAAACCCTCACCtgctcccacatgtgcaagtctttgagttttgttgtcATGTATTATTTTGgttgtgtgctgaggtgtttttttcctaatccccccccccacacacacacacacaggagtctagattgggatttgctttttttgcctcttcctccctcttgttctcctttttcttatAAACGGGGCGCTGATCGCTGgattgtgcagacccacagttctcctgttcctgtactccccatgttatgtgtcattgttcttttcatgattcttggacgggatgtaactgaaatgaaatttgaaatttggGGACTAATGAAGGCTTTCTGATGACTACCAATTATGATGAGGTAATTTGCCGTTTAATTTGGACAACTAGGCCCATACAGGGAGTCTTTCTTTGGCTTTTGCTTCAGTAAGTTTTCAACCAGGAAGTAACATATTGTACACGAAGGCTGAGCTGTCAACGGTGGTTTCAGTCAGCACGAAATGCAAAAAATCCACTGATCCAGGCAGTAGTACAGATGATTCAGATGGTCAGAAGATTCAGGCAGATCTTTTTATTCAAGGTTAGAAGTCTGGAACGACTGACGACAACAATgtcacatctcttgtgattgggaCAGCATGAAACCAAGGAAGGCAAGACTCACACAGTTAGTCCATATTCATTTCTGCATTTAGATTAACTGTAGATACTGTGCACTCGGGAAAATGAGACACCTTCTGTatctgcacaacacaacacattcaTCTGGGGACGGGGTCACAGTGACTgatctgctgcttcactgtaTATTCAGTATCATTAATTTTTTTGATCAATGGAAAATGTAattcaaaatagaaaatgttaaacATATGTTTATAACAATGTAGGAACAACCAAGACCTAAAAGATTCTTCAGAAACTCCATAGCATCTTTGGTTGTCCACTTGTGGACTCTGCCCTCATCAGTGCCCTCTGGAGGTTAGAGGGGACTTTAGAactgttcattttcaaatgcCTTTCACCTCAGTGTCGCAAGCTACAGATTTGCAGCTCACTTTGAATGACCATAGTGTACTGCAAACAGCAGTGCCACCATTGGAACAAACTTGCCCCATCAGCTGTCAGCTGCCAACATTAAAGTAATGTTTGGATTTAGAATTAATCTCGTATTTTATTCTGTGGTGTTTCTGTACACCTTGATGCCAGCCTAGTTAGCAACATTTTTGATAACCCACCCTAGACACAAAACTAGCACAGTCATGCACATTCCtgcccaatctggcaacactgaaattgaaataaatttgtCAAGCAAGGTCATGTAGGTGacgctgcacagtggcgcagcaggtagtgcgcgtgcctcacagcaagaaggttggttcgatccccgggtcagacggggcctttctgtgtgaagtttgcatgttcttcccgtgcatgcgtgggttctctccgggtactccggcttcctcccacagaccaaaaacatgctcattaggttaattgatgactctaaattgtccgtaggtgtgagtgtgagtgtgaatgtttgtttgtccttacatgtggccctgcaatcggctggcgaccggttcagggtgtaccccgcctctcgcccattgtagctgggataggctccagccccccgcaaccccgaaagggataggcggtatagataatggatggatggatggtcatGTAGGTTGGGCAGAGAATCAAAGTTTGGTGAAATGAATATGGAATTGTATGGAcccccattaaaaaaaaaactttgtttgtctgctgtatGTTCCTTACATGTAAACAGGATGCAGTTTCCCATTCCCAATTGGACAACAGTTATGGTAATGAGATAGATGTTGACTTAAGGTTCTGCACAGTGTTACATGTGACCAAGATGACCCATCAGCACTAATGCGTTGATAATCTTTCAACAGGGTTTTAACAGGTTtgatatgaaaaataaacagattttgatttttttaactGATACTGTTGACACTGTATATTGTTTCTGACTCAAgtgatatatttatgtatatgtattttcTCGTGCAATTTTCTCTATATTGTTGATAATAAGAATTGCATTGAATTGGTGGACCCCTAAAACATGGAACCAGGTGTCACTGTCAACAGGCCTGCCATTGGGACTGACATACATCCCTGCTATGAAATAGATAATTTCAATTACAGACTGACAAACACCCCTTCCACTGTATGTGCGTTACTATATATTTTCCTTGCATTATTGTCTCTTGTCACAATATGTGGAAACCTTCTTGTTGTCATCTCAATCATTTACTTCAAAAAGCTCCACACTCCTTCAAATTATCTTattctgtctctggctgtggctgatctGCTTGTTGGAATTATTGTCTTTCCTTTCAGCATGGCCTTCTCTCTCAGCTCGTGTCTGTATCACGAGGATTTGTTTTGCAAAGTACGGAGCAGTTTTGATATATCACTGAACACGTTCAATTCTGAATTTATGTTGTATTTCTACTGACAGATATTATGCTTTGTGTCAGCCTCTGACATGAACTAAAATAAACCatctgtcacagtcctgcatagCTCTCACCtatgctgcagctcttcagccacgCCCCCTTACCTGCCCATCTGCACACCTAGCCTATTAAGTTCATTTGGAGGGTATTTAAGCCACGCTGTCATTCTTCCCagctgccagattgtctttgtgTCATGCCAGACTCTCTAGCGTTCTTCTTCAGACTGATCTCCAGTGTCCGACCTCGCCTGTTCTTGACTACTCCTTCCGTCAAAGCCCTGTGTCTGCAGGTCTTACCGCCTCAGTGGGTACAAAAATTTCTCCTCATTTCTCCTCCGCATTTCTTCTCCAA
This window encodes:
- the LOC139348066 gene encoding trace amine-associated receptor 1-like is translated as MEPEAIFNRTYVVNDIHSCYELDNSSYILLSSTSTVCVLLSVILGSLCAITICGNLLVIISIIYFKQLHTPTNYLILSLAVADLLVGVIIVPFSMAFSVSSCWNEDLFCKIRDSFDISLCMCSILNLCCISIDRYYAVCQPLTYRTKITDHVVVTMIVVSWTISALIGIGVIMSGLNQDKCEENCSNNVLLANIMGLILSFYLPVIIMLCIYFQIFLVAQRQARSIQNTTCQSTKSGATVSKMERKATTTLAIIMGVFLSCWTPFFLCMTFLSFSTDSVSVAVFETLNWLALSNSMLNPFIYAFFYSWFRSAFRMIITGKLFLGDFSNSKLL